In Macrobrachium nipponense isolate FS-2020 chromosome 41, ASM1510439v2, whole genome shotgun sequence, the following proteins share a genomic window:
- the LOC135212829 gene encoding uncharacterized protein K02A2.6-like, producing MTAALVAASATGLEQKCLILDEERVKVAASKDPVYQLLVAKVAANDWRPQKAQELAYLRQFYAVRDRLSMVEDLIVYTYEQVCPRLLIPEELRLQVITGLHAGHKGVDSMLRRQRQSVYWPGMEGDLQSHRDGCASCDIHAPSQPAEPLVLTAPPEYPFQSTVVDMLQLEGHMYMAHRVAGSRTLSTWYNVIKNHISVEDVLHKMGSTRANLDRWGTNLISKETTSFFRKWGVTVRLSSAHYPQSNGRAKAAVKTAKRIIRANIGKGGSLDCNKASLAILQYHQHPTSLKGFGQVTRPSLPSVGSSEM from the coding sequence ATGACTGCTGCCCTTGTCGCTGCTTCAGCCACTGGCCTTGAGCAAAAATGCCTCATACTTGATGAGGAGAGGGTCAAAGTAGCAGCCTCTAAAGACCCTGTATACCAGTTGTTGGTAGCTAAAGTGGCAGCAAATGACTGGCGCCCACAGAAGGCACAGGAGTTGGCCTACCTACGTCAGTTCTACGCAGTTAGGGACAGGTTATCTATGGTAGAAGACCTGATAGTCTACACTTATGAGCAAGTATGCCCACGTCTGCTCATCCCAGAGGAACTTCGCCTTCAAGTCATCACTGGCCTTCACGCAGGACATAAGGGGGTGGACTCCATGCTCCGCAGGCAGAGGCAATCAGTTTACTGGCCAGGCATggaaggtgacctgcagagccacAGGGATGGATGTGCCTCTTGTGATATACATGCTCCATCACAACCTGCTGAACCATTAGTACTCACAGCACCCCCAGAATACCCATTCCAGTCAACAGTGGTGGACATGCTACAGTTGGAGGGCCATATGTACATGGCTCACCGGGTGGCTGGAAGTCGCACACTTTCCACATGGTACAACGTCATCAAGAATCATATCAGTGTTGAGGACGTACTTCACAAGATGGGGAGCACCAGAGCTAATCTCGACAGATGGGGCACAAACCTCATTAGCAAAGAGACCACATCATTCTTCAGAAAATGGGGGGTTACTGTACGCCTTTCGTCAGCCCATTACCCCCAGTCCAATGGAAGGGCTAAAGCAGCAGTCAAGACCGCCAAGAGGATCATCAGGGCAAATATAGGCAAAGGAGGTAGCCTTGATTGCAACAAGGCATCTCTGGCAATTCTTCAGTACCATCAACACCCCACTTCCCTTAAGGGGTTCGGACAAGTCACCAGACCCAGCTTGCCATCGGTAGGCAGCTCAGAGATGTAG